A DNA window from Candidatus Desulfatibia profunda contains the following coding sequences:
- a CDS encoding sulfite exporter TauE/SafE family protein, with protein sequence MVHMYLPIAGNSVNIFLVFAMGGAVGILSGIFGVGGGFLMTPLLIMIGIPPTIAAASDSNQIVGASTSGTLAHYKMGNVDFKMGILLLIGGVAGGTAGVQIIKVLMQMGNADFLIKITYVLMLGFVGSYMFVESLQALRTKKETVAAVPAKESKYAMLVGKLPWQTHFEKSGVRLSILMPLVLGTFVGILAAIMGVGGGFIMVPVMVYLLRMPMHVVVGTSLFQILFTCINVTIMQAYSNHTVDFILALILLLGSTLGVQFGARVSKKLKGDQLKILLASLVLFVMLKMLLDLLLHPHIMLAFKGGH encoded by the coding sequence ATGGTACACATGTATTTGCCGATAGCCGGAAACAGCGTTAATATTTTTCTTGTTTTTGCTATGGGCGGCGCTGTGGGAATCCTTTCGGGGATTTTCGGCGTGGGGGGCGGTTTTCTGATGACGCCGCTTTTAATCATGATCGGGATTCCTCCCACGATTGCCGCGGCTTCCGATTCGAATCAGATTGTCGGCGCATCCACTTCCGGAACCCTGGCCCATTATAAGATGGGCAACGTTGATTTCAAAATGGGTATCTTGCTATTGATCGGGGGCGTGGCCGGCGGCACTGCGGGTGTACAGATTATCAAGGTGTTGATGCAAATGGGCAATGCGGATTTTTTGATAAAGATTACCTATGTCCTGATGCTCGGGTTTGTAGGCAGCTACATGTTTGTCGAAAGCCTGCAAGCCTTGAGAACAAAAAAGGAAACCGTGGCGGCCGTCCCTGCAAAAGAGTCCAAATACGCCATGCTGGTGGGTAAGCTGCCGTGGCAGACGCATTTTGAAAAGTCGGGAGTAAGGCTTTCGATCCTGATGCCGTTGGTCTTGGGCACTTTTGTCGGTATTTTGGCGGCAATCATGGGTGTCGGCGGCGGTTTCATCATGGTGCCGGTCATGGTTTATCTGTTAAGAATGCCCATGCACGTCGTGGTGGGGACCAGTCTTTTTCAGATTCTGTTTACATGTATCAATGTGACCATCATGCAAGCTTACAGCAACCATACGGTGGATTTCATCCTGGCACTGATTCTTTTACTCGGCTCCACGTTAGGGGTTCAGTTTGGCGCCAGAGTGAGCAAAAAACTAAAAGGCGATCAACTGAAAATTTTGCTGGCTTCCCTGGTTCTTTTCGTTATGCTGAAAATGCTGCTTGATCTTTTACTTCATCCTCATATTATGTTAGCATTTAAAGGAGGACACTAA
- a CDS encoding TIGR02186 family protein, whose translation MVKKKASILTVFVLLGLLWHPLPADPATSLTTKLEPNVILIGSFFNGISISVSGQVSAESEVLVILKGRTEDLTLKKKGRVLGVLWMNLGEVTFQQVPKIYLLYTSKGLDEFARSNREQWEQLGIGLESFKRKTEITPLLEEKDSLIQEFLKLKQSQGLYAGCQGAVHFENIDGKWKSYEAAVRVPARIAPGEYEVDVLELHAGTVVATTIEQLKVKEEGLPAILANLAFKHGTLYGILAVLIAIGAGLLMDFFFGQSKGAH comes from the coding sequence ATGGTCAAAAAGAAAGCTTCCATATTGACTGTCTTTGTGCTTTTGGGATTGTTGTGGCATCCGCTGCCGGCCGATCCGGCAACCTCCCTGACAACGAAGTTGGAGCCCAACGTCATTTTGATCGGCTCTTTTTTCAACGGCATTTCAATTTCTGTTTCCGGCCAGGTTTCAGCCGAAAGTGAAGTGCTGGTCATTTTGAAGGGACGGACGGAGGACCTGACACTTAAAAAGAAGGGGCGGGTGCTCGGCGTTCTGTGGATGAACCTCGGGGAAGTAACCTTTCAGCAAGTGCCCAAGATCTACCTGCTTTATACATCCAAGGGCCTGGATGAATTTGCACGCTCCAACCGCGAGCAATGGGAACAACTGGGAATCGGCCTCGAATCCTTTAAAAGAAAAACAGAAATTACACCGCTGCTTGAGGAAAAAGATTCACTGATTCAGGAATTTTTAAAGCTGAAACAAAGCCAGGGCCTTTATGCCGGATGCCAGGGGGCGGTTCACTTTGAAAACATCGATGGAAAATGGAAATCCTATGAAGCCGCCGTGCGGGTGCCGGCCCGGATAGCCCCCGGCGAGTATGAGGTAGATGTCCTGGAATTGCATGCCGGCACTGTCGTGGCCACCACCATCGAGCAGCTTAAAGTGAAAGAAGAGGGCCTGCCGGCCATACTCGCGAACCTGGCTTTTAAACATGGAACCCTTTATGGCATCCTGGCGGTTTTGATTGCCATCGGCGCCGGACTTTTGATG